The following proteins are co-located in the Flectobacillus major DSM 103 genome:
- a CDS encoding HupE/UreJ family protein, with protein sequence MSDFSLFLQLGYQHITDVKGYDHILFVIALCAVYRISDWKKVAVLVTAFTIGHSITLALATLQLITYRTDVIEFLIPITIVLTCILNFFHKSTDIRTAKEASSKLRYPMAMLFGLIHGMGFSNYLRSLLGKEESLWKPLLAFNLGLEVGQLLIVLIALMVSFIVLEIFKAKKHDWTLILSGVVAGISLTLIVNADYFAELTGQ encoded by the coding sequence ATGTCTGATTTTTCATTATTCCTCCAGCTTGGTTATCAACACATTACCGATGTTAAAGGCTACGACCATATTTTGTTTGTAATAGCTCTGTGTGCTGTTTATAGAATAAGCGATTGGAAAAAAGTAGCTGTTTTAGTAACGGCTTTTACGATTGGGCATTCGATTACATTGGCTCTTGCTACGCTACAATTAATTACCTATCGTACCGATGTTATTGAATTTTTGATTCCCATAACGATTGTATTAACCTGTATTCTCAATTTTTTTCATAAATCAACAGACATCCGCACAGCCAAAGAAGCATCGTCTAAACTACGTTATCCAATGGCAATGTTGTTTGGTTTGATTCATGGAATGGGCTTCTCCAACTATTTGCGTAGCCTACTCGGAAAAGAGGAGAGTCTTTGGAAACCCCTATTGGCATTTAACTTAGGCTTAGAAGTGGGGCAGTTATTGATTGTATTGATAGCCTTAATGGTAAGTTTTATCGTTTTAGAAATATTCAAGGCCAAAAAACATGACTGGACATTGATACTATCAGGAGTTGTAGCTGGCATATCACTAACACTCATCGTTAATGCCGATTATTTTGCAGAGCTAACAGGGCAGTAG
- the bioD gene encoding dethiobiotin synthase, which produces MKKQLIVAGIGTEIGKTFISSILVEALQADYWKPIQSGGLEFSDTDVVKSLISNKKSVFFPEAYRLNEPLSPHAAAALDGITIELAQINLPQTNNNLIVELAGGLMVPLNDNTLVIDLVQKLGLPVVLVSKNYLGSINHTLLSIEALRARNIAIEGIIFNGISNVSTESFILNYAKVKCLGRIASQAEIDQATVLKLANSLADNGL; this is translated from the coding sequence ATGAAAAAACAATTGATTGTAGCAGGAATAGGAACTGAAATTGGTAAAACTTTTATTTCAAGTATATTGGTGGAGGCTCTGCAAGCAGATTACTGGAAGCCTATTCAGTCGGGAGGGTTAGAGTTTTCTGATACAGACGTAGTAAAAAGTTTAATTAGTAATAAGAAATCTGTTTTTTTCCCAGAAGCATATCGCCTCAACGAACCATTGTCGCCTCATGCTGCTGCGGCTCTCGACGGTATCACTATAGAATTAGCCCAGATTAATTTGCCTCAAACCAACAATAATTTGATAGTAGAGTTGGCAGGTGGATTGATGGTACCTCTCAATGACAATACTTTGGTAATAGATTTAGTACAAAAATTAGGTTTGCCTGTTGTTTTGGTTTCCAAAAATTATTTGGGAAGTATTAATCACACGCTTCTTTCTATAGAGGCACTTCGGGCTAGAAATATTGCTATTGAAGGCATTATTTTCAATGGTATTAGTAATGTTTCTACCGAAAGTTTTATTTTAAATTATGCAAAAGTAAAGTGTTTGGGAAGAATAGCCTCACAGGCCGAAATTGACCAAGCAACTGTTTTGAAACTAGCCAATAGTTTAGCCGACAATGGGCTATAA
- a CDS encoding M1 family metallopeptidase — translation MKKILLIFSGLVAFCNASSLAQQANPYNGNKRFEQLGTELPTPNTYRTASGAPGKDYFQQRADYDIKVELDDIARKITGSETVTYYNNSPDELPYLWLQLDQNLFKEDAIGNTTKTGGIGPQASTAQFKNLTDPKKYGYNITSVRDSKGAPLKYTINNTMMRIDLPTPVKAGGSVSFAIDWNYLITEYYGRSGYEFYAKDGNANYFIAHWFPRMAVYNDVYGWQHKQFLGQGEFTLNFGNYKVAITVPNDHVVGASGELQNPTQVLSAEQQKRMEKAKTATRPVLIVSQAEAEQAEKGKPTGKKTWIYKADNVRDFAFASSRKFIWDAMQVDVEGKKVWAMSLYPKEGNPLWGQYSTMVVAHTLRSYSKHTVAYPYPVAYSCHATSGGGMEYPMISFNGGRPEADGTYSEATKAGMIGVIIHEVGHNFFPMIINSDERQWSWMDEGLNTFCQYLAEQEWDRDFPSRRGEAQYIVPYMKTDPTQQVPIMSSSDNIMAFGPNAYAKPATALNILRETVMGRELFDAAFKEYARRWAFKQPYPADFFRTMEDASGVDLDWFWRGWFYGVEPVNQSIENVEWFGIDNLSPEKKNEKAKADAEAKRQTMSNIRNKKDIPQTVVEANPDMRDFYNSYDRYATSEADKKRFEQATAGLSDEEKNLVQSNKNFYVVNLKNKGGLPMPVIIKMVFEDGTNEVVRIPAEIWRLNDKEVKKVIPTDKKVAKWVLDPFLEIADIDTEDNAFPREPEQPSRFQVFKAQRPAQPNPMQQQKQAGAAVQGAKN, via the coding sequence ATGAAAAAAATACTGTTGATTTTTTCTGGCTTGGTTGCTTTTTGTAATGCTAGTAGTTTGGCACAACAAGCAAACCCTTACAATGGCAACAAGCGTTTTGAACAATTGGGTACAGAACTCCCAACGCCCAATACCTATCGTACCGCATCAGGTGCTCCGGGTAAGGATTATTTCCAACAACGAGCAGATTATGATATTAAGGTAGAATTAGATGATATTGCTCGCAAAATTACGGGCTCTGAAACAGTAACATATTACAACAATTCGCCAGATGAATTGCCCTACCTTTGGCTACAGTTAGACCAAAACCTATTTAAGGAAGATGCTATCGGAAATACTACCAAAACAGGTGGTATTGGCCCTCAGGCTAGTACGGCTCAGTTCAAAAACTTGACCGACCCCAAAAAATATGGCTACAATATTACTTCAGTACGTGATAGTAAGGGGGCTCCTCTAAAATACACTATCAATAATACCATGATGCGTATCGATTTGCCAACACCTGTAAAGGCTGGTGGTAGTGTTTCGTTTGCTATTGATTGGAATTACTTGATTACCGAATATTATGGTCGCTCTGGTTATGAGTTTTATGCAAAGGATGGTAATGCCAACTATTTTATCGCTCACTGGTTTCCTCGTATGGCTGTGTACAACGATGTTTATGGCTGGCAACACAAGCAGTTCCTTGGTCAAGGTGAATTTACGTTGAACTTCGGTAACTACAAAGTTGCTATTACTGTACCCAACGACCACGTAGTTGGTGCTTCGGGTGAGTTACAAAACCCTACACAGGTACTTTCGGCCGAACAACAAAAACGCATGGAGAAAGCAAAAACTGCTACTCGACCAGTGTTGATTGTGTCACAAGCTGAAGCCGAACAAGCAGAAAAAGGTAAACCTACGGGTAAAAAAACGTGGATTTATAAAGCCGACAACGTACGTGACTTCGCTTTTGCTAGTTCTCGTAAATTTATTTGGGATGCTATGCAAGTAGATGTAGAAGGTAAAAAAGTATGGGCTATGTCGTTGTATCCAAAAGAAGGGAATCCTCTTTGGGGACAATACTCAACAATGGTGGTTGCACATACTTTGCGTTCATATTCAAAACATACCGTTGCGTATCCTTACCCTGTAGCATATTCTTGTCACGCTACATCGGGTGGAGGTATGGAATACCCAATGATTTCGTTCAATGGTGGCCGTCCAGAGGCTGATGGTACATATTCTGAAGCAACAAAGGCTGGGATGATTGGCGTAATTATTCATGAGGTGGGCCACAACTTCTTCCCAATGATTATCAATTCTGACGAACGTCAGTGGTCTTGGATGGACGAAGGGTTGAATACTTTCTGTCAATATTTGGCCGAACAAGAATGGGACAGAGATTTCCCTTCTCGCCGTGGCGAAGCTCAGTATATTGTTCCTTATATGAAAACAGACCCTACTCAGCAAGTACCAATTATGAGTAGCTCTGACAATATTATGGCTTTTGGGCCTAATGCTTATGCCAAGCCTGCTACAGCCTTGAATATCTTGCGTGAAACGGTAATGGGTCGTGAATTATTTGATGCTGCTTTCAAAGAATATGCTCGCCGTTGGGCTTTCAAACAACCTTATCCTGCTGATTTCTTCCGTACTATGGAAGATGCCTCTGGCGTAGATTTGGACTGGTTCTGGCGTGGTTGGTTCTATGGTGTTGAGCCTGTAAACCAATCGATCGAAAATGTAGAATGGTTTGGCATCGATAACCTTTCTCCAGAAAAGAAAAACGAAAAAGCAAAAGCAGATGCCGAAGCAAAACGCCAAACCATGAGCAATATCCGCAACAAAAAAGATATTCCTCAAACTGTCGTAGAAGCTAACCCCGATATGCGTGATTTCTATAACAGTTACGACCGTTATGCTACTTCAGAAGCTGATAAAAAGCGTTTTGAACAAGCTACCGCAGGGCTTTCGGACGAAGAGAAAAACTTGGTACAAAGCAATAAAAACTTCTATGTGGTAAACCTAAAAAATAAAGGAGGGCTACCAATGCCTGTAATTATCAAAATGGTGTTTGAAGACGGAACAAACGAAGTAGTAAGAATTCCAGCAGAAATCTGGCGTTTGAACGACAAAGAAGTGAAAAAAGTAATTCCTACCGACAAAAAAGTAGCTAAATGGGTACTTGACCCATTCTTAGAAATTGCTGATATTGATACTGAGGATAATGCCTTTCCTCGTGAGCCAGAGCAACCTTCTCGTTTTCAGGTATTTAAAGCTCAACGCCCTGCACAACCCAACCCAATGCAACAACAAAAGCAAGCAGGTGCAGCAGTACAAGGTGCCAAAAACTAA
- a CDS encoding aminotransferase class I/II-fold pyridoxal phosphate-dependent enzyme — MNKLDTFFLEILQKRKDQSLFRSLRTANSLIDFCSNDYLGFARSQNLEERIQQETNKLVADGLHLIGATGSRLLAGNYAYTESLEQSIAAFHKTEAGLIFNSGYDANVGVLASIPQKGDYLITDELIHASMIDGARLSYATRYKFAHNNIDDLEKKIKNCLSQAADARIFVAVESVYSMDGDTAHLAEIAQICEQYKALLIVDEAHATGVFGKNGWGLVNELNLEKQVFARIVTFGKALGCHGAVVLGSRLLRDYLINFARSFIYTTAAPLHTHVSIKCAYDLLASGDFTNKRLHELIKFFKQKAETLGNYETIDSWSAIQCIVVPGNQHCRAVAATLQANGLDIRPIVSPTVPKGKERLRICIHQYNTEEEIEKIFDIIRSI, encoded by the coding sequence GTGAATAAGCTCGATACTTTTTTTCTAGAAATATTACAAAAACGAAAAGACCAATCGCTTTTTCGTTCTCTTAGAACAGCCAATAGCTTAATAGATTTTTGTTCTAATGATTATTTGGGTTTTGCCCGTTCCCAAAATCTGGAAGAGCGTATCCAACAAGAAACCAACAAGCTAGTTGCCGACGGTCTGCATTTGATTGGTGCTACAGGTTCACGATTATTGGCGGGCAATTATGCCTATACCGAAAGCCTCGAACAAAGTATTGCGGCTTTTCATAAAACCGAGGCTGGACTTATATTTAATTCAGGATACGATGCCAATGTGGGTGTTTTGGCAAGTATTCCACAAAAGGGTGATTATTTGATTACCGACGAGCTTATTCATGCTAGTATGATTGATGGTGCCCGCCTGAGTTATGCTACCCGCTATAAGTTTGCTCATAACAATATTGACGATTTAGAGAAAAAAATAAAAAACTGCCTCAGTCAGGCTGCTGATGCTCGTATTTTTGTAGCTGTAGAATCGGTGTATTCTATGGACGGTGATACGGCCCATTTAGCTGAAATAGCCCAAATTTGTGAGCAATACAAGGCTCTGCTAATAGTAGATGAAGCTCATGCTACGGGTGTTTTTGGCAAAAATGGTTGGGGATTAGTCAATGAACTCAATCTCGAAAAACAAGTTTTTGCCCGAATCGTAACCTTTGGCAAGGCCCTTGGCTGTCATGGTGCGGTGGTATTGGGAAGTCGTTTATTACGAGATTATTTAATCAATTTTGCAAGGTCGTTTATTTATACAACGGCTGCTCCATTACATACGCATGTTAGCATAAAATGTGCGTATGACCTTCTTGCTTCTGGCGATTTTACCAACAAACGCCTTCATGAATTAATTAAATTTTTTAAACAAAAAGCTGAAACACTTGGCAACTATGAAACCATAGATAGCTGGTCGGCTATTCAATGTATTGTGGTACCGGGTAATCAACATTGCCGAGCGGTAGCTGCAACTTTACAAGCCAATGGCCTCGATATTCGGCCTATTGTGTCGCCAACAGTGCCAAAAGGAAAAGAGCGTTTACGTATTTGTATTCATCAGTACAATACAGAGGAGGAAATAGAAAAGATTTTCGACATTATTCGTTCAATATAA
- a CDS encoding GMC oxidoreductase has translation MSNFNIDSAKARTFDAIVVGSGISGGWAAKELTGKGLKTLVLERGRDVRHVVDYPTTMMQPWEFEHRGQLPFDVKQENPIVSKCYAFYEGTTQFFAKDKEHPYIQEKPFDWIRGYQVGGKSLLWARQTQRWSDFDFEGPARDGFAVDWPIRYKDLAPWYSYVEKFAGISGNKDGLDTLPDGEFLPPHEMTCVEKYFKQQVAKNYNDRHFIIGRAAHITQPKPIHLQQGRGQCQHRTICERGCPFGGYFSSNSSTIPWAMKTGKMTLRPHSVVHSIIYDDKKGKAVGVRVVDANTHEMIEYYARIIFVNAAALNTNLILLNSTSNRFQNGLGNDSGVLGKYVAFHNYRARISGEYDGMLDSTTDGRRPNSGYIPRFRNVYKQETDFLRGYAAGFGANRIEYRSNDGIGEDLKANLGKVTRGGWSVGSHMMGETIPKESNYVALDKSLKDPFGIPQLRIAVGYDDNDEKMVKDYQEQMTEMFTKAGFTNIKFSDSKQAAGLDIHEMGGARMGKDPKTSILNKWNQVHACKNVFVTDGASMTSTSTQNPSLTYMALTARAVDYAVKQMKMGNL, from the coding sequence ATGAGTAACTTCAATATAGATAGTGCCAAAGCTCGGACGTTCGATGCCATTGTGGTAGGTTCGGGTATTAGTGGTGGCTGGGCTGCCAAAGAACTAACAGGCAAGGGCCTGAAAACATTAGTGCTGGAACGTGGACGAGATGTACGCCATGTGGTAGATTACCCTACTACGATGATGCAACCATGGGAGTTTGAACACCGAGGCCAATTACCCTTCGATGTAAAACAAGAAAACCCCATAGTAAGTAAATGTTATGCTTTTTATGAAGGAACAACACAGTTTTTTGCCAAAGATAAAGAACACCCTTATATTCAAGAAAAGCCTTTTGATTGGATTCGGGGCTACCAAGTAGGTGGAAAGTCGTTGCTTTGGGCTCGCCAAACACAGCGTTGGAGTGACTTCGACTTTGAGGGCCCAGCTCGTGACGGTTTTGCCGTAGATTGGCCTATTCGTTATAAGGACTTAGCACCTTGGTATAGTTATGTCGAAAAGTTTGCAGGTATTTCGGGCAATAAAGACGGGTTAGATACCTTGCCAGATGGTGAGTTTTTGCCTCCTCACGAAATGACTTGTGTAGAAAAATATTTTAAACAACAAGTTGCCAAAAATTATAATGACCGTCACTTTATTATAGGACGGGCTGCACATATTACCCAGCCAAAGCCTATTCACCTGCAACAAGGCCGTGGACAATGCCAGCATCGTACTATTTGTGAAAGAGGCTGTCCATTTGGAGGTTATTTTAGTAGTAATTCATCTACTATTCCTTGGGCTATGAAAACTGGCAAAATGACTCTTCGCCCGCATTCTGTTGTACATTCTATTATTTATGACGATAAAAAAGGGAAAGCCGTCGGAGTTCGTGTGGTAGATGCCAATACACACGAAATGATTGAATATTATGCTCGTATCATTTTTGTAAATGCGGCGGCTCTTAATACTAATTTAATTTTACTTAATTCAACGTCTAATCGTTTCCAAAATGGTCTTGGTAATGATAGCGGTGTTTTGGGTAAATATGTAGCTTTTCATAATTATCGTGCCCGAATTTCGGGAGAATACGACGGTATGCTCGACTCCACTACCGACGGCCGTCGTCCAAATAGCGGTTATATCCCTCGCTTTAGAAATGTTTATAAACAAGAAACAGACTTTTTACGGGGGTATGCAGCGGGCTTTGGTGCTAATCGTATCGAGTACCGTAGCAATGATGGTATTGGTGAAGATTTGAAAGCCAATTTAGGAAAAGTAACGCGTGGAGGCTGGAGCGTGGGCTCGCACATGATGGGCGAAACAATTCCGAAGGAATCAAATTATGTAGCTCTGGATAAAAGCCTCAAAGATCCATTCGGTATTCCTCAGTTGAGAATTGCTGTAGGTTATGACGATAACGATGAGAAAATGGTGAAAGATTATCAAGAACAAATGACCGAGATGTTCACCAAAGCTGGTTTTACTAACATCAAATTCAGCGATTCAAAACAGGCTGCTGGTTTGGATATTCATGAAATGGGTGGGGCAAGAATGGGTAAAGACCCTAAAACGTCGATTTTGAATAAATGGAATCAGGTACATGCTTGTAAAAATGTATTTGTAACCGATGGTGCGTCTATGACATCTACCTCAACCCAAAATCCATCTTTGACTTATATGGCACTTACTGCTAGGGCAGTAGATTATGCCGTAAAACAAATGAAAATGGGTAATTTATAA
- the bioA gene encoding adenosylmethionine--8-amino-7-oxononanoate transaminase, translating to MQKDFSIDEHLEYPVENVENPVITSMSERDAKSVWHPFTQHYTAPYSIPVVKGQGAYLFDENGKRYIDAIASWWVNLHGHAHPYIAQKVAEQFLQLEQVIFAGFTHEPAICLAERLLDILPNNQAKIFYSDNGSTAVEVALKMAIQFFHNQGNTRKNKIIAFANGYHGDTFGTMAVGAKSAFNAPFEPFLYETLYLPVPTKGHETRALEAMQEYLQNADEIAAFVFEPLIQGAGGMVMYEPGVLNELIALAKAHGVLTIADEIMTGFGRTGKMFATDYIEHKPDIFCLSKGLTGGAMALGVTSSTQTIFEAFLSDDRRKTLFHSHSFTANPLACTAALASLDLLLLPETQAQIQMIHQSHQCFKEVLQEKYGKAIADVRIRGTILAIEIQTSEGTSYFSNIRDTAYNFFLEKGILMRPLGNVIYLLTPYCISEEDLQYIYTAIEEFLQHIQAK from the coding sequence ATGCAAAAAGATTTTTCTATTGATGAGCATTTGGAATACCCCGTAGAAAACGTGGAAAATCCTGTGATTACTTCCATGAGCGAGCGTGATGCAAAATCTGTGTGGCATCCTTTTACACAGCATTATACAGCACCTTATTCTATTCCTGTAGTAAAAGGGCAAGGGGCGTATTTGTTTGATGAAAATGGCAAACGTTATATCGATGCAATTGCCTCTTGGTGGGTTAATTTACATGGGCATGCTCATCCATATATTGCTCAAAAGGTAGCCGAGCAGTTTTTACAACTCGAACAAGTGATTTTTGCAGGGTTTACACATGAACCTGCTATTTGTTTGGCCGAACGGCTGTTAGATATTTTACCCAATAATCAGGCCAAAATATTTTATTCCGACAACGGATCTACGGCTGTGGAGGTGGCCTTAAAAATGGCGATTCAGTTTTTTCATAACCAAGGGAATACTCGGAAAAACAAAATTATTGCCTTTGCCAATGGATACCACGGCGATACCTTTGGTACTATGGCTGTAGGTGCTAAAAGTGCATTTAACGCTCCTTTCGAGCCTTTTTTGTATGAAACCTTGTATTTGCCTGTACCCACAAAAGGCCATGAAACTAGGGCCTTGGAGGCTATGCAAGAATATTTGCAAAATGCCGACGAAATTGCCGCCTTTGTATTCGAGCCTTTGATTCAGGGGGCGGGCGGAATGGTTATGTATGAACCAGGTGTTTTGAACGAGCTAATTGCTTTGGCCAAAGCCCATGGAGTATTGACTATTGCCGATGAAATTATGACGGGTTTTGGGCGAACAGGCAAGATGTTTGCTACCGATTATATCGAACATAAACCCGATATATTCTGTTTGTCGAAGGGCTTAACGGGTGGAGCAATGGCTTTAGGTGTAACTTCGAGTACGCAGACTATTTTTGAGGCATTTCTATCTGACGACCGTCGAAAAACTTTATTCCATAGCCATAGTTTTACGGCAAATCCTTTGGCTTGTACTGCTGCGTTGGCTAGTTTAGATTTGTTGCTATTGCCCGAAACACAGGCTCAAATACAGATGATTCATCAAAGCCATCAGTGTTTTAAAGAGGTTTTGCAAGAAAAATATGGCAAGGCAATTGCTGATGTACGCATTAGAGGTACTATTTTGGCTATCGAAATTCAAACGTCGGAGGGTACGTCGTATTTTAGTAATATCAGAGATACAGCTTATAATTTCTTTTTGGAAAAAGGAATACTTATGCGTCCTCTTGGGAATGTAATTTATTTATTGACACCTTATTGTATTTCAGAAGAGGACTTACAATATATCTATACAGCAATAGAGGAGTTTTTGCAGCATATTCAAGCAAAATAG
- a CDS encoding universal stress protein: MNNILIATDYSENAEKALQYAILLGKAYQAKIYIIHTYLPRFVEPGIYANAEIMQQSLNEQHDAYQAKLVPLANQVEEAGLVCEAILELNDVVSGVFDAIEKYDIDLLVMGRTGSGGFLNKLIGSNAAHITAKSKIPVLAIPHQVEKVAIEKILYATQLEFDENHILSQVFEIAHKLKAEVNLTKVNASFEPDIQSDKQFIDQINTAFVKENFVIDTITADSVTEGVFRAAATHQSDLIVLAAHHRNFLSQLIDPSKSKQVIISSHLPVLTFQC, from the coding sequence ATGAACAATATCCTTATTGCTACCGACTATTCAGAGAATGCCGAAAAAGCATTACAATATGCTATTTTGTTGGGTAAAGCTTACCAAGCAAAAATCTATATTATTCATACTTATTTGCCTCGCTTTGTAGAACCAGGCATATATGCCAATGCCGAAATCATGCAGCAGTCGCTCAACGAACAGCACGATGCCTACCAAGCCAAGCTTGTGCCTTTGGCCAATCAGGTAGAAGAGGCTGGCTTAGTATGTGAGGCTATCCTAGAATTGAATGATGTGGTATCGGGGGTATTCGATGCCATTGAGAAATACGATATTGATTTATTGGTAATGGGCAGAACAGGTTCGGGTGGTTTTCTTAACAAACTGATAGGTAGCAACGCTGCTCATATCACAGCCAAATCTAAAATTCCTGTATTAGCCATTCCTCATCAAGTAGAAAAAGTAGCTATTGAAAAAATCTTATATGCTACCCAATTAGAATTTGATGAAAACCATATTCTTTCACAAGTTTTTGAGATTGCACATAAGCTCAAGGCTGAAGTAAATCTTACCAAGGTAAACGCTTCTTTTGAACCTGATATTCAGTCAGACAAACAGTTTATCGACCAAATTAATACGGCTTTTGTCAAAGAAAACTTTGTGATTGATACTATCACGGCCGACAGCGTTACAGAAGGTGTTTTTAGGGCTGCTGCCACACATCAATCCGACCTCATTGTATTAGCGGCTCATCATCGTAATTTTTTGAGCCAACTAATAGATCCTAGCAAATCAAAGCAAGTTATTATTAGCTCACATTTGCCAGTTCTTACTTTTCAGTGCTAA
- a CDS encoding gluconate 2-dehydrogenase subunit 3 family protein gives MERRSALKNMAMMLGGLVALPDWANGWSKNTIVPNTLLSANASGLLTEIVETIIPATDTPGAKALGIDQFIQKVIADCYSKTVQDNFAKGLASIEATASKSFSKPFASLTTPQRIELLKGYETSTDHDKKEFYGLVKGLTIRGYLNSEYVMTNITHYEMVPGHFYGCVPVKG, from the coding sequence ATGGAAAGACGTAGTGCCTTAAAGAATATGGCAATGATGCTAGGAGGGCTAGTAGCTCTGCCTGATTGGGCCAACGGGTGGTCAAAAAATACCATTGTACCCAATACTTTATTATCAGCCAATGCAAGTGGGTTATTGACCGAAATCGTTGAAACGATTATTCCTGCTACTGATACGCCAGGAGCTAAAGCATTGGGTATCGACCAATTTATCCAAAAAGTGATAGCCGACTGTTACAGCAAAACTGTACAAGACAATTTTGCCAAAGGACTTGCAAGTATAGAAGCTACTGCTAGCAAAAGCTTTAGTAAACCTTTTGCTAGCCTAACAACACCGCAGCGTATCGAGCTACTCAAAGGCTACGAAACAAGTACCGACCACGACAAGAAAGAGTTTTATGGTTTGGTAAAAGGCTTGACTATTCGAGGTTACCTTAATTCTGAATATGTAATGACCAATATTACTCATTACGAAATGGTACCGGGGCATTTTTATGGCTGTGTGCCAGTAAAAGGCTAA
- a CDS encoding SGNH/GDSL hydrolase family protein, whose amino-acid sequence MSRQFISFFYILACLSCANTEPSTVMPSTLPNPMNNPILPKTFLALGDSYTIGESVPENDRWSVQLIKLLSSDFQITQHDIVARTGWTTDELMLGIQSRNLTGTYDMVSLLIGVNNQYRGRSLEQYRTQFRELLVISTRFAGNNAQKVMVLSIPDWGVTPFASTLNRNKIADEIDAFNRVALEECQKMGIVYIDITQISRTHNGDPSMIASDQLHFSGKMYALWASQALDAAKGILKK is encoded by the coding sequence ATGTCACGACAATTTATTTCTTTTTTTTATATATTAGCCTGTCTATCATGTGCTAATACCGAACCATCTACGGTTATGCCTAGCACTTTACCCAATCCTATGAACAACCCTATTTTACCCAAAACTTTTTTAGCCCTTGGCGACTCCTATACCATTGGCGAAAGTGTACCCGAAAACGACCGTTGGAGCGTTCAGCTTATCAAGCTACTTAGCAGTGATTTTCAAATTACACAACACGATATTGTTGCTAGAACAGGCTGGACTACCGACGAATTGATGCTTGGGATTCAGTCCAGAAATTTGACAGGAACATACGACATGGTATCGCTATTGATTGGTGTTAATAACCAGTACCGAGGCCGTAGCTTGGAACAGTACCGAACACAGTTTAGAGAGCTGCTTGTTATTAGTACTCGTTTTGCAGGCAATAATGCCCAAAAAGTAATGGTTCTTTCGATTCCTGATTGGGGGGTAACGCCATTTGCTAGCACCTTGAACAGAAATAAGATTGCTGATGAAATAGACGCTTTTAATAGAGTTGCATTGGAAGAATGCCAAAAAATGGGTATTGTTTATATTGACATTACCCAAATATCACGCACACACAATGGCGACCCAAGTATGATAGCCTCTGACCAGTTGCATTTTTCGGGCAAAATGTATGCTTTGTGGGCAAGCCAAGCCTTGGATGCTGCCAAGGGGATTTTGAAAAAATAA
- a CDS encoding GNAT family N-acetyltransferase — protein MKIIQATFEHLDIITPVLIAYRTHFGQEANELATHQFLQERLRQNDSVILLAIDEASNRVAGFTQLYPLFSTLKLQRVWLLNDLFVSADFRKGGVASLLVEAAYQYTLQSGACWLTLKTDVENVKAQALYDKLGFQKDNDHFYYYLHSQR, from the coding sequence ATGAAGATTATTCAAGCAACTTTTGAGCATCTTGATATTATTACGCCTGTATTAATAGCTTATCGAACTCATTTTGGGCAAGAAGCCAACGAGCTTGCCACTCACCAGTTTTTACAAGAAAGACTACGACAGAACGATTCCGTTATTTTGTTGGCCATAGACGAAGCCTCGAATCGTGTAGCGGGTTTTACACAGTTGTACCCTTTGTTTTCTACCCTCAAGCTACAACGGGTATGGTTGCTAAATGATTTATTTGTTTCGGCCGATTTTAGAAAAGGAGGAGTTGCATCTTTGCTAGTAGAGGCGGCCTATCAATATACACTTCAGTCGGGGGCGTGCTGGCTTACCCTAAAAACAGATGTCGAAAATGTAAAGGCTCAGGCTCTTTATGACAAACTGGGCTTCCAAAAAGATAATGACCATTTCTATTATTATCTTCATAGCCAAAGGTAA